A single genomic interval of Porphyromonas sp. oral taxon 275 harbors:
- the purH gene encoding bifunctional phosphoribosylaminoimidazolecarboxamide formyltransferase/IMP cyclohydrolase: MEKEIRRALISVFHKDGLADILALLHQAGVEFVSTGGTSSFIESLGYPCVAVEDLTKYPSMLGGRVKTLHPAIQGGILARRSHATDQQEVAEYGLSLIDLVIVDLYPFEATVASGASEEDIIEKIDIGGISLIRGAAKNFEDVVIIPSQADYATLYDILKAQGAKTSLEQRRHFARRAFAVSSGYDAAIFRYFDAEDSSALRLTADHGKVLRYGENPHQKGVFYGDLGRYFTQLHGKELSYNNLQDIEAAVALVQDFSEPTFAILKHNNACGCASRPTLLEAWTAALAGDPVSAFGGVLVANRPIDLATAREIDKLFMEVLVAPAYEEGALEVLQSKKNRILLEQHQPIESNWSYRSMLGGVLAQETDRAVETKAEMKPVTKVVPTEGELEDLVFATKLVKHSKSNAIVLAKGGQLIASGVGQTSRVDALKQAIEKARHFGFELQGAVLASDAFFPFDDCVTLAAEAGITAIAQPGGSVRDADSIAAADAHGIAMVMTGVRHFKH, encoded by the coding sequence GGGCGTAGAGTTCGTATCCACGGGAGGTACCAGTAGCTTCATCGAGTCCCTCGGCTATCCCTGTGTGGCCGTCGAGGATTTGACGAAGTACCCCTCCATGCTCGGGGGGCGTGTCAAGACGCTGCACCCCGCCATCCAGGGCGGTATCCTCGCTCGTCGCAGCCATGCTACCGACCAGCAGGAGGTCGCCGAGTACGGCCTCTCGCTGATCGACCTGGTGATCGTAGACCTCTATCCCTTCGAGGCGACGGTAGCCTCGGGCGCTAGCGAGGAGGACATCATCGAGAAGATCGACATCGGTGGCATCAGCCTCATCCGTGGGGCGGCGAAGAACTTCGAGGACGTGGTCATCATCCCCTCCCAGGCCGACTACGCTACGCTCTACGATATCCTCAAGGCGCAGGGAGCTAAGACGAGCCTCGAGCAGCGCCGTCACTTCGCTCGCCGTGCCTTCGCCGTTAGCTCGGGCTACGATGCGGCGATCTTCCGCTACTTCGACGCTGAGGACAGCAGCGCGCTGCGCCTCACGGCCGACCACGGCAAGGTACTGCGCTACGGCGAGAACCCCCATCAGAAGGGGGTCTTCTACGGCGACCTTGGCCGCTACTTTACTCAGCTGCACGGCAAGGAGCTCTCCTACAACAACCTTCAGGATATCGAGGCCGCGGTGGCCCTCGTGCAGGACTTCAGCGAACCGACCTTCGCCATCCTCAAGCACAATAATGCCTGTGGCTGCGCCAGCCGCCCCACACTGCTGGAGGCTTGGACGGCTGCACTGGCTGGCGACCCCGTCTCCGCCTTCGGAGGCGTGCTCGTGGCCAATCGTCCCATCGACCTGGCGACGGCGCGCGAGATCGACAAGCTCTTCATGGAGGTACTCGTGGCACCCGCCTATGAGGAGGGTGCGCTGGAGGTACTGCAGTCCAAGAAGAACCGCATTCTCCTAGAGCAGCACCAGCCCATCGAGAGCAACTGGAGCTACCGCTCGATGCTGGGCGGGGTGCTGGCGCAGGAGACCGACCGCGCCGTAGAGACTAAGGCAGAGATGAAGCCCGTTACTAAGGTGGTGCCTACCGAGGGCGAGCTGGAGGACCTAGTCTTCGCCACCAAGCTCGTCAAGCACAGCAAGAGCAACGCCATCGTGCTCGCCAAGGGCGGGCAGCTCATCGCCTCGGGCGTGGGGCAGACCTCGCGTGTCGATGCGCTCAAGCAGGCTATCGAGAAGGCGCGCCACTTCGGCTTCGAGCTCCAGGGCGCTGTACTCGCTAGTGATGCCTTCTTCCCCTTCGACGACTGCGTGACGCTCGCGGCCGAGGCTGGGATCACGGCCATCGCTCAGCCCGGAGGCTCCGTGCGTGACGCCGACAGCATCGCTGCCGCCGACGCCCACGGTATCGCCATGGTGATGACGGGGGTACGCCACTTCAAGCATTAA